A portion of the Candidatus Bathyarchaeia archaeon genome contains these proteins:
- a CDS encoding 30S ribosomal protein S7 has protein sequence MSKEQKKEETEKEIKLFGKWSFKEVEVKDPGLKRYICLKPVVIPHSMGRHEHKRFGKAEVNIVERLINNLMRPGKNAGKKAKAINIVKHAFEIIHLRTGRNPIEVLVRAVENSAPCEDTTRIAYGGIVYHISVDISPQRRVDLALRHICEGARQAAMHSPRSIEECLAEELILAANNDMKSYAVSKRHELERIAMASR, from the coding sequence TTGAGCAAAGAACAAAAGAAAGAGGAAACTGAAAAAGAGATCAAACTTTTCGGAAAGTGGAGCTTCAAGGAGGTTGAAGTCAAAGATCCGGGGTTAAAGAGGTACATATGCCTCAAACCCGTTGTGATCCCCCATAGCATGGGACGCCATGAACACAAACGTTTCGGAAAAGCAGAAGTAAACATTGTTGAAAGGCTCATAAACAACCTTATGCGCCCCGGCAAAAATGCGGGTAAAAAGGCTAAAGCCATAAACATAGTTAAGCATGCATTTGAAATCATTCATCTGCGCACTGGAAGAAACCCCATAGAGGTTCTTGTCAGAGCCGTTGAAAACTCCGCGCCCTGCGAGGACACCACACGGATAGCTTATGGTGGAATAGTTTATCATATTTCCGTGGACATTTCTCCCCAGCGAAGAGTGGACCTTGCTCTGAGGCATATATGCGAGGGCGCCAGACAAGCAGCCATGCATAGCCCCCGCTCCATTGAAGAGTGTCTTGCTGAAGAGTTGATTCTAGCGGCTAACAACGACATGAAAAGCTACGCTGTTTCCAAGCGCCATGAACTTGAAAGGATTGCCATGGCTTCAAGATAG
- a CDS encoding 30S ribosomal protein S12 gives MGSKSPRGEFAARKLIAKRKKFRWSSMYYKRRMLGLDVKADPLEGAPMARGIVLEKVGVESKQPNSAIRKCVRVQLIKNGKVITAFLPGDGALNVVDEHDEVIVEGIGGSRGRSMGDIPGVRWKVIMVNGVSLKELVLGRKQKPMR, from the coding sequence ATGGGTTCAAAGTCTCCGAGAGGCGAATTCGCAGCTAGAAAGTTGATAGCGAAGCGGAAGAAGTTCCGTTGGAGTAGCATGTACTATAAACGACGCATGCTGGGTTTGGACGTTAAAGCGGATCCCCTTGAAGGCGCGCCCATGGCTAGGGGCATAGTTCTCGAAAAGGTTGGCGTTGAGAGTAAGCAGCCCAACAGCGCTATCCGAAAATGCGTTCGAGTCCAGCTTATCAAGAATGGTAAGGTTATTACGGCTTTTCTGCCCGGAGACGGCGCCCTAAACGTTGTTGATGAACACGACGAAGTTATTGTGGAAGGCATCGGCGGCTCCCGTGGAAGAAGCATGGGCGACATTCCGGGCGTAAGATGGAAGGTTATAATGGTTAATGGTGTTTCCCTCAAAGAACTTGTGCTTGGTAGGAAACAGAAGCCAATGCGGTGA
- a CDS encoding biotin/lipoate A/B protein ligase family protein, translating to MTAWRLLKFETHNAYMNMAIDEAILNARIKGIVPNTLRFYRWNPSAVSIGKFQNVGNEVYLENCLKHGVDVVRRITGGGTVYHDAEGEITYSVVADKTSLNTKDITEVYARIYAGIVQALKILGLKADFNEGNPKVCPNLTVNGKKISGSAQCHKSGVVLQHGTLLVDVNLEKMFTFLKVPWAKTCMEIVGIAKNKITSIRAELGKEIPLETVHEALIKGFHETLGTPLKPEELTPYERELAEKLYKEKYATANWNMHGKEKEG from the coding sequence ATGACTGCCTGGAGACTATTGAAATTTGAAACCCACAACGCCTACATGAATATGGCTATAGACGAAGCCATCCTAAACGCAAGAATAAAAGGAATTGTGCCCAACACTTTGCGCTTTTACCGTTGGAACCCTTCGGCGGTTTCTATTGGAAAATTTCAAAATGTAGGAAACGAGGTTTACTTGGAAAACTGCCTCAAACATGGCGTGGACGTTGTCCGCCGCATAACCGGCGGGGGCACGGTTTATCACGATGCTGAAGGCGAAATCACATACAGCGTAGTCGCAGATAAGACAAGCTTAAACACTAAGGACATAACTGAAGTTTACGCAAGAATCTACGCCGGCATAGTCCAAGCCCTCAAAATTTTAGGGTTAAAAGCAGACTTCAACGAAGGCAACCCAAAAGTGTGTCCAAACCTAACGGTAAATGGCAAAAAAATCTCGGGAAGCGCCCAGTGCCACAAATCCGGCGTAGTTCTGCAGCATGGCACACTGCTGGTGGATGTTAACTTGGAGAAAATGTTCACCTTTCTGAAGGTTCCATGGGCAAAAACATGCATGGAAATCGTAGGCATAGCCAAAAACAAAATAACCTCTATAAGAGCGGAACTCGGCAAAGAAATTCCTTTAGAAACGGTGCACGAAGCCCTCATTAAAGGTTTTCATGAAACTCTGGGAACACCTCTTAAACCAGAAGAATTAACACCCTATGAAAGGGAGCTAGCTGAAAAACTTTACAAGGAAAAATATGCCACCGCCAACTGGAACATGCATGGAAAAGAAAAAGAAGGCTAA
- the cysS gene encoding cysteine--tRNA ligase, producing the protein MGNPIGEIYLYNTLTRRKEKFIPIEPGKVRMYCCGPTVYWYAHIGNFRTYIFEDVLRRVLEFNGFEVVHVMNITDVGHLTSDADTGEDKMEVGAQRERKTVWEIADFYTRKFFEDAERLNILKPTVVCKATDHIADMIDYIRRLEKKGYTYIIDDGVYFDTSRLKDYGKLTGMDFERLNESLKAGARVEFNPNKRNLTDFCLWRFSPKDRKRQMEWDSPWGVGFPGWHIECTVMAMKYLGEHFDIHCGGIDHIPIHHTNEIAQAEALTGKPLANYWLHGAFLVFGKSMKMAKSAGHIITVQTLVDRGFDPLAFRYLCLTAHYRSELVFTWESLQSAQNALFTLREHVRSFAENLEEKAERSPKFEEYYERFLEAVNDDLNMPKALALTWALVREEKALTNREKYDLLMEFDKIFALDLARNVQQEERLPPEVEELIRRREEARKVKDWATADKIREQLRAMGIIVEDTPQGVRWRRVKR; encoded by the coding sequence ATGGGAAACCCTATAGGGGAAATCTACCTATACAACACTTTAACGCGGAGAAAGGAGAAGTTCATCCCCATAGAACCAGGAAAAGTTAGGATGTACTGTTGTGGACCAACAGTTTACTGGTACGCTCACATTGGCAATTTTAGAACCTACATTTTTGAGGATGTGCTGCGGAGGGTTTTGGAGTTCAATGGTTTTGAGGTTGTGCATGTGATGAACATTACGGATGTTGGACACTTGACCTCGGATGCTGACACTGGTGAGGATAAAATGGAGGTTGGTGCTCAGAGGGAGCGTAAAACCGTTTGGGAGATAGCCGACTTCTACACCCGTAAGTTTTTTGAGGATGCGGAGAGGCTTAACATTCTCAAGCCTACTGTGGTTTGTAAGGCAACGGATCACATAGCAGACATGATTGATTATATCCGCAGGCTTGAGAAGAAAGGATACACGTACATTATTGATGATGGCGTCTACTTTGACACTTCGAGATTGAAGGATTATGGGAAGCTCACGGGGATGGACTTCGAAAGATTAAACGAAAGCCTGAAGGCTGGGGCAAGGGTTGAATTTAATCCCAACAAGAGAAACCTAACCGACTTCTGCTTGTGGCGTTTTTCTCCCAAGGACAGGAAACGGCAAATGGAGTGGGATTCCCCATGGGGTGTAGGCTTCCCGGGATGGCACATAGAATGCACTGTTATGGCAATGAAATATTTGGGTGAACACTTCGACATCCATTGTGGAGGCATAGACCACATACCAATCCATCACACAAACGAAATTGCACAGGCTGAAGCCTTAACTGGCAAGCCTTTGGCGAACTATTGGCTTCATGGAGCCTTCCTAGTGTTTGGCAAATCGATGAAGATGGCGAAGTCTGCCGGGCATATAATCACAGTTCAGACTCTAGTGGACAGGGGCTTTGACCCTTTAGCCTTCAGGTATTTGTGTCTAACTGCCCATTACCGATCCGAGCTTGTTTTCACTTGGGAAAGCCTACAGTCAGCTCAGAACGCCTTGTTCACGTTGAGGGAACATGTTAGAAGTTTTGCTGAAAATTTGGAGGAAAAAGCTGAAAGAAGCCCAAAGTTTGAGGAGTACTATGAAAGGTTTCTTGAAGCGGTGAATGACGATTTAAACATGCCAAAGGCGTTGGCTCTTACGTGGGCTTTGGTTAGGGAAGAGAAGGCTTTGACTAACCGTGAAAAGTATGACTTGCTCATGGAGTTCGACAAAATTTTTGCGTTGGATTTGGCGAGAAACGTGCAGCAAGAGGAGAGGCTGCCGCCAGAAGTTGAAGAGCTCATTCGGAGAAGGGAGGAAGCCAGAAAAGTCAAAGACTGGGCAACCGCTGACAAGATTAGAGAGCAACTTCGCGCTATGGGCATAATTGTTGAGGATACACCCCAGGGCGTGAGATGGCGAAGAGTGAAACGTTAG
- a CDS encoding cobalamin-binding protein produces the protein MPKASTVALVILAISLEVLGLALTNRVFALFPVTLTDDIGRTVTIESPPQRIVCISPSTTEIAYALGLGDKIVGVDAYSDYPHEAVSKQRISSAYKPDPEEVAALNPDLVIMHSFVGPGDPCVDAIAALGVKVIATRPKSLSGIINDILLIGKATGKIEEAEALASRLNNTINQIRNRTGNLTDKPRVYMEFWYPPPWTFGPNTWGDEIITVAGGINIFGDAPTDYVKTTDEEVIERNPEVIISLYGAQHIHFATLEDMRQRPGWDSIKAVQKGKVYLLDENLITRPGPRIVLGLEAVARFLHPELFGESNTLVLNTTILRRSTQTLSITELVKADITVFKASGNGTLIATATSEGPSPPSGLKLVGGYLKIECSTPEGLTFVLRIHYSESEVANLGVDEKTLRIYYWSDDHEKWLPLDCWMNSQANCVEALVTHTSTFALMGESPPPVWQTPIELWLVIATVTVIALITMSLTYLVCKRRLRK, from the coding sequence ATGCCGAAGGCATCAACAGTTGCACTTGTAATTTTGGCCATTTCCCTCGAGGTATTAGGGTTAGCTCTTACAAACAGGGTCTTTGCATTGTTTCCGGTAACTTTAACCGACGATATAGGGAGAACGGTAACCATCGAAAGTCCTCCTCAGAGGATAGTGTGCATAAGCCCTTCTACAACGGAGATAGCCTATGCTCTTGGATTGGGCGACAAAATCGTTGGAGTGGACGCGTATTCCGATTATCCACATGAGGCTGTTTCTAAACAGCGGATAAGCAGTGCCTATAAACCCGATCCAGAGGAGGTTGCCGCTCTAAATCCGGATCTAGTAATCATGCATTCATTTGTCGGTCCGGGAGACCCATGCGTAGACGCTATCGCAGCTTTGGGTGTCAAAGTTATCGCTACGAGACCTAAAAGTCTGAGTGGCATAATAAACGATATCCTCCTTATAGGGAAGGCCACGGGAAAAATTGAAGAGGCTGAGGCGCTGGCTTCGAGGCTCAATAACACAATAAACCAGATTAGGAACAGAACAGGCAATCTAACGGATAAGCCAAGAGTCTACATGGAGTTTTGGTATCCTCCACCATGGACTTTTGGTCCTAACACCTGGGGTGATGAAATAATAACGGTTGCCGGAGGCATCAATATTTTCGGTGATGCCCCAACGGATTATGTCAAGACAACTGATGAAGAGGTTATAGAAAGAAATCCTGAGGTTATAATAAGCCTCTATGGTGCGCAACACATACATTTTGCAACATTAGAGGACATGAGACAGCGGCCGGGTTGGGACAGTATAAAAGCGGTACAGAAAGGCAAGGTGTATTTGCTGGACGAGAACTTAATTACGAGGCCGGGACCTAGGATAGTTTTAGGTCTTGAGGCTGTGGCCAGATTCCTGCATCCAGAGTTATTCGGCGAATCAAACACGCTTGTCTTAAACACCACCATCTTAAGAAGATCCACACAAACGCTGAGCATCACGGAACTTGTTAAGGCAGATATAACCGTTTTCAAAGCATCCGGCAACGGAACCTTAATAGCAACAGCCACCTCCGAGGGCCCCTCTCCTCCAAGTGGACTTAAACTTGTTGGAGGCTACCTCAAAATTGAATGTAGCACGCCTGAGGGGTTAACATTTGTTCTAAGGATTCATTACAGTGAAAGCGAGGTGGCTAATTTGGGAGTCGATGAGAAAACTTTGAGGATTTACTATTGGAGCGATGACCATGAGAAGTGGCTTCCCTTGGATTGTTGGATGAATAGCCAAGCGAATTGTGTCGAAGCACTTGTCACCCATACGTCAACTTTTGCTCTTATGGGTGAAAGCCCACCGCCGGTGTGGCAGACTCCCATTGAATTATGGCTCGTAATCGCCACCGTAACGGTTATAGCATTGATCACCATGAGCTTGACCTATTTGGTATGCAAAAGGCGGCTAAGGAAATGA
- a CDS encoding cobalamin-binding protein: MMKLKLFRDAKPTKALGILTALTILAGLFAFRNAPVNAGFPVTVIDDLGRTVTIPNAPTRIVCVSPGVTEIVYALGLGDKVVGVDIYSDYPPEVISKRRIRDIYTPDPDEIAALNPDVVIIYSFFGPGDPNVENLERLGVPLIVTCPTSFDDVFRDILLIGNATGRRVEAGALTNTLKERVKRIRDLTCNVTRKPKVYFEIWYPPIYTVGPGSWPHHLIEIAGGINIFGNASTSWVNPVEEEVIVAKPDIIITIRGMPGYHETLETIKMRGAGWEEIPAIKNGKVYSLDESLVGRPGPRLVDGLEIMAGILHPELFNVAATWTLDLNTAELRFSTQKLTLQALVRADIEVLKAANNGSLVVSALLSGPEVPKTLKLVGKYLKIECGVPSGLVFTLKVYYSKSELNNLGVSEESLKIYYWSEERAEWLPLESIVNRDEGYVKAVVDHLTYFALMGEAQPNVLETPIPLWVVLIVVGVLSLICVVIYIAARKH; encoded by the coding sequence ATGATGAAGCTGAAACTGTTTAGAGATGCTAAACCCACGAAAGCATTGGGAATCTTGACGGCTCTAACCATTCTTGCCGGATTATTTGCATTTAGAAATGCTCCCGTAAATGCCGGTTTCCCAGTAACAGTGATTGATGATTTAGGAAGGACCGTCACCATCCCGAATGCCCCTACAAGGATAGTTTGCGTATCGCCAGGTGTTACCGAAATTGTCTATGCTCTAGGTTTGGGCGATAAAGTCGTCGGTGTCGATATATACTCAGACTATCCGCCTGAAGTCATTTCCAAACGAAGGATAAGAGACATTTACACTCCAGATCCTGACGAAATCGCCGCCTTGAATCCTGACGTAGTGATTATATATTCGTTCTTCGGTCCGGGTGATCCGAACGTGGAGAACCTTGAGAGGCTGGGAGTTCCGCTTATAGTGACATGCCCAACATCATTTGACGACGTTTTTAGGGACATATTGTTGATTGGCAACGCCACAGGCAGACGCGTCGAAGCAGGGGCGTTGACCAACACCTTGAAGGAGAGAGTAAAACGTATAAGGGATTTAACTTGCAATGTAACCAGGAAGCCGAAAGTTTATTTTGAAATTTGGTATCCGCCAATCTACACTGTTGGGCCGGGTTCTTGGCCCCATCACCTCATTGAAATTGCTGGAGGAATAAACATCTTTGGCAATGCTTCAACAAGCTGGGTTAACCCTGTTGAAGAAGAGGTTATCGTAGCGAAACCCGACATCATAATAACTATTCGGGGGATGCCTGGCTACCATGAAACCCTAGAGACCATAAAGATGAGGGGAGCTGGTTGGGAGGAGATCCCGGCAATAAAAAACGGTAAGGTTTACTCCCTTGACGAGTCGTTAGTTGGAAGGCCTGGACCGAGGCTGGTTGATGGTTTGGAGATTATGGCGGGTATTTTACACCCTGAACTGTTTAATGTTGCGGCTACGTGGACTCTTGATCTGAATACTGCGGAGTTGCGATTTTCAACTCAAAAACTGACATTGCAGGCTTTGGTTAGGGCGGACATTGAGGTGTTAAAGGCTGCGAATAATGGAAGCTTGGTTGTTTCCGCGTTACTTAGTGGTCCAGAGGTGCCCAAAACCCTTAAGCTTGTGGGGAAGTATCTGAAGATCGAGTGTGGTGTGCCTTCGGGACTCGTGTTTACCCTAAAGGTGTACTATAGCAAAAGCGAGTTGAACAATCTTGGAGTCAGTGAGGAATCATTGAAGATATATTACTGGAGCGAGGAGAGGGCTGAATGGCTTCCCCTTGAAAGTATTGTAAACCGGGATGAAGGTTACGTCAAAGCCGTTGTTGACCATCTAACTTACTTCGCTCTAATGGGTGAGGCTCAACCAAACGTTTTGGAAACACCCATTCCCTTGTGGGTTGTTTTGATTGTTGTGGGAGTTTTATCGCTTATATGTGTTGTCATCTACATAGCTGCAAGGAAACATTAA